In the Streptobacillus moniliformis DSM 12112 genome, one interval contains:
- a CDS encoding Eco57I restriction-modification methylase domain-containing protein, translated as MKETKIEAIDILDRIIVGRVEPHIYAFTTNTIPNYLKIGDTYRSVTQRLNEWKNFFPDLEKQYECKAVIDNEIYFRDYSVHQFLENDLEKIRLLRSDLDDDIYYSKEFFKDTYPLDIEKAIEDIKDNYIQNTDKYEYYSSNNKLLKTFHYQRGANWNLRPNQLEVVNNFKKAIQNGRKNLLMYAVMRFGKSFTSLCCALEMDANLVLIVSAKADVKDEWKKTLESAGNFYQYVFLDVNDLISNEKIIKDKIIENKKVVLFLTLQDLQGENIKDKHRQLFEEKIDLLIVDETHFGARAESFGKILKDEGYDRSDDKNFKKLSDYSMDIEEANKKIKKINATIRLHLSGTPYRILMGSEFEKEDIISFVQFSDIVKEQEKWDKNNLNNDDVNEWDNPYYGFPQMIRFAFNPNKSSRQKMEALRKKGVSFVFSKLFEPISIKKDSKNNAHKKFQNESEIIDLLKVIDGSQDDENLLGFLDYGKMCKHMVMVLPYCASCDAMEELIIKNKDFFKNLNEYKILNISGVDSNKIYKTPNDIKNKIKEFELENKKTLTLTVNRMLTGSTVEQWDTMIYFKDTSSPQEYDQSIFRLQNQYIKTLSSEKGIIKENLKPQTLLVDFDPNRLFRMQEQKSLIYNVNIEENGNSKLKDRITEELRISPIIVMNNNKISQVEATNILETVSLYNNQRSVSDEVSDIPVDLSILEDDYVRKAIEEQGEFNSKQGLTINPNQGDGNDIDIDDYSDSTYEKENRKDKENQSYREEKTDEEIKRLERQIKTYYQRLLFFSFLTKDNVSSLDDILNVLQKEENTRLAKKLYLNKDVLVKLSSLMDPFKRSKLDYKIQNISRLASDESVNPLDRALTSLKKFNRMSESEVITPTNICEDMVNLFPEDGLREIVNNKNKLLDIASKSGEYTVAIYKRLVDDLGFSHNEVSDIIYSIPTSSIAYEFTRRFYEILNLNVDNIATKFNSYDLIKITSENNEVDYKKVSNLLKQNKKFSYIELTDEIKAGEETVNFGAIVGNPPYQVSDNNSGTGSAKPIYNKFSMISFYLKPKFATLIVPSVWFSGGKGLDEFREYMLGLKGLKQITNFITPQDIFSNVNLRGGINYFLYQDKYDSDNNGIRIINIKDKKIINNQLREKRIKNLEIFISDNIAFNIVYRMVNNGGVQLNENSENMLIKYISVRNPFGFNTKFITTDLFKNNEKEITNPVKIYASKGKIGYVEKDLIKKNFNWINKWKVITPFANNIGKDLQDDNLNTIISEPNSIVTETYLVIGGDLNLDKSSSMNIEKYLKTKFTRFLISIAKANQNGTKITYRFVPIQDFSDKSDIDWSKSIKEIDEQLFDKYELTSTEREHIRSSIKEM; from the coding sequence ATGAAAGAAACGAAGATAGAAGCAATAGACATATTAGACAGAATTATTGTTGGTAGAGTTGAGCCTCATATTTACGCTTTTACAACAAATACAATTCCTAATTATTTAAAAATTGGAGATACATATAGATCCGTTACACAAAGATTAAATGAGTGGAAAAATTTTTTTCCAGATTTGGAAAAACAATATGAATGTAAAGCTGTTATTGATAATGAAATATACTTTAGGGATTATTCTGTTCATCAATTTTTAGAAAATGATTTAGAAAAAATAAGATTATTACGTTCTGATTTAGATGATGATATATATTATAGTAAGGAGTTTTTTAAAGATACGTATCCATTAGATATTGAAAAAGCTATTGAAGATATAAAGGACAATTATATACAAAATACAGATAAATATGAATACTATAGTTCTAATAATAAACTTTTAAAAACATTTCATTATCAACGAGGTGCTAATTGGAATTTAAGACCAAATCAATTAGAAGTGGTAAATAATTTTAAAAAAGCAATACAAAATGGTAGAAAAAATTTATTAATGTATGCAGTTATGCGTTTTGGTAAATCATTTACTTCGCTTTGTTGTGCATTAGAGATGGATGCTAATTTAGTTTTAATAGTTTCTGCTAAAGCTGATGTTAAAGATGAATGGAAGAAAACACTAGAAAGTGCAGGAAATTTTTATCAATATGTATTTTTAGATGTAAATGATTTAATTAGTAATGAAAAAATTATAAAAGATAAAATAATAGAAAATAAGAAAGTAGTTCTTTTCTTAACCTTACAGGATTTACAAGGAGAAAATATAAAGGATAAACACAGACAACTTTTTGAAGAAAAAATTGACTTGTTAATTGTTGATGAAACTCATTTTGGAGCAAGAGCTGAATCATTTGGAAAAATATTAAAAGATGAAGGATATGATAGAAGTGATGATAAAAATTTTAAAAAATTATCTGATTATAGTATGGATATTGAAGAAGCAAATAAAAAAATAAAGAAAATAAATGCGACTATAAGATTACATCTTTCAGGAACACCTTATCGTATATTAATGGGAAGTGAATTTGAAAAAGAAGATATTATTTCTTTTGTACAATTTTCTGATATAGTTAAAGAACAGGAAAAATGGGATAAGAATAATTTGAATAATGATGATGTGAACGAATGGGATAATCCATATTATGGGTTTCCTCAAATGATAAGATTTGCATTTAATCCTAATAAATCATCAAGACAAAAGATGGAAGCCTTAAGAAAAAAAGGTGTTAGTTTTGTATTTTCAAAATTATTTGAACCTATATCTATAAAAAAAGACAGTAAAAATAATGCTCACAAAAAATTTCAAAATGAATCTGAAATAATTGATTTATTAAAAGTTATAGATGGAAGTCAAGATGATGAAAATTTATTAGGATTTCTTGATTATGGTAAAATGTGTAAACATATGGTTATGGTATTGCCTTATTGTGCATCTTGTGATGCTATGGAAGAATTAATTATTAAAAATAAAGATTTTTTTAAAAATTTGAATGAATATAAAATTTTAAATATATCAGGAGTAGATTCAAACAAAATATATAAAACACCGAATGATATTAAAAATAAAATTAAAGAGTTTGAATTGGAGAATAAAAAAACGTTGACACTTACAGTAAATAGAATGCTTACAGGTTCAACTGTAGAACAATGGGATACTATGATATATTTTAAAGATACCTCTTCTCCTCAAGAATACGATCAATCAATATTTAGACTACAAAATCAGTATATTAAAACTTTATCAAGTGAAAAAGGTATTATAAAAGAAAATTTAAAACCACAAACTTTACTGGTAGATTTTGATCCTAATAGATTATTTAGAATGCAGGAACAAAAATCATTAATATATAATGTAAATATTGAAGAAAATGGTAATTCAAAATTAAAAGATAGAATAACAGAAGAACTACGAATTTCACCTATTATAGTAATGAATAACAATAAAATTAGTCAGGTTGAAGCAACAAATATACTTGAGACAGTAAGTTTGTATAATAATCAAAGAAGTGTTTCAGATGAGGTATCAGATATTCCTGTAGATTTATCAATTTTAGAAGATGATTATGTGAGAAAAGCAATTGAAGAACAAGGAGAATTCAATTCTAAACAGGGATTAACAATAAATCCGAATCAAGGGGATGGTAATGATATCGATATAGATGATTATTCAGATAGTACTTATGAAAAAGAAAATAGAAAAGATAAAGAAAATCAGTCATATAGAGAAGAAAAAACTGATGAAGAAATTAAGCGTCTAGAAAGACAAATTAAAACATATTATCAAAGATTACTTTTCTTTTCATTCTTAACTAAGGATAATGTATCATCATTAGATGATATATTAAATGTTTTACAAAAAGAGGAAAATACTAGATTAGCAAAAAAATTATACTTAAATAAAGATGTTTTAGTAAAATTATCATCTTTAATGGATCCTTTTAAAAGAAGTAAGTTAGATTATAAAATACAAAATATTTCAAGGCTTGCTTCTGATGAGAGTGTTAATCCATTAGATAGAGCCTTAACATCTTTGAAAAAATTTAATAGAATGTCAGAATCTGAAGTAATAACACCAACAAATATTTGTGAGGATATGGTTAATCTTTTTCCAGAAGATGGATTAAGAGAAATTGTAAATAATAAAAATAAATTATTGGATATAGCAAGTAAGTCTGGAGAATATACTGTAGCAATATATAAAAGATTAGTAGATGATTTAGGCTTTTCACATAATGAGGTTTCAGATATTATTTATTCTATACCGACATCTTCTATTGCATATGAATTTACTAGAAGATTTTATGAAATATTGAATTTAAATGTAGATAATATAGCAACTAAATTTAATTCTTATGATTTAATAAAAATTACATCTGAAAATAATGAAGTTGATTACAAAAAAGTGAGTAATTTACTGAAACAAAATAAGAAATTTAGTTATATAGAATTAACTGATGAAATAAAGGCAGGTGAAGAAACAGTGAACTTTGGAGCAATAGTAGGAAATCCACCATATCAAGTTAGTGATAATAATAGTGGAACGGGAAGTGCCAAACCTATTTATAATAAATTTTCTATGATATCCTTTTATTTAAAACCAAAATTTGCGACATTAATAGTTCCAAGTGTTTGGTTTTCTGGAGGTAAAGGATTAGATGAATTTAGAGAGTATATGTTGGGATTAAAAGGATTAAAGCAAATTACAAATTTTATTACACCTCAAGATATTTTTTCTAATGTGAATCTAAGAGGAGGAATTAATTATTTCTTATATCAAGATAAATATGATAGTGATAATAATGGAATAAGAATTATTAATATTAAAGATAAAAAAATTATAAACAATCAACTAAGAGAAAAAAGAATTAAAAATTTAGAAATATTTATTTCTGATAATATAGCTTTTAATATTGTTTATAGAATGGTTAATAATGGAGGTGTACAACTAAATGAAAATTCTGAAAATATGTTAATAAAATATATTTCAGTTAGAAATCCTTTTGGGTTTAATACTAAATTCATAACAACAGACTTATTTAAAAATAATGAAAAAGAAATTACAAATCCAGTTAAAATTTATGCGAGTAAAGGTAAAATAGGATATGTAGAAAAAGATTTGATTAAAAAAAATTTTAATTGGATTAACAAATGGAAAGTAATAACCCCTTTTGCAAATAATATTGGAAAGGATTTACAAGATGATAATTTAAATACTATTATTAGCGAACCTAATTCTATTGTTACTGAAACATATTTAGTTATTGGTGGAGATTTAAATTTAGATAAGTCAAGTTCAATGAATATTGAAAAATATTTAAAAACAAAATTTACAAGATTTTTAATTAGTATTGCAAAAGCGAATCAAAATGGAACAAAGATTACTTATAGATTTGTACCTATTCAGGATTTTAGTGATAAATCAGATATAGATTGGTCAAAATCTATTAAAGAAATAGATGAGCAATTATTTGATAAATATGAATTAACATCTACTGAACGAGAGCATATTAGATCTTCAATAAAGGAGATGTAA
- a CDS encoding CPBP family intramembrane glutamic endopeptidase: protein MKTIQNILMLPNIKTIINTFKILFLLFIPEVLIILLFKEVIFKGSISVNLDLIINLISHTILIILFSYLTRHNKEYYKIKLKSVFIILSAIMLTLALNIIMDFFIQSKELTTRFNERIILYKSANKLLIILYIVIFAPIEEELFFRKLIFTYLENRKFALIVSIILFAFAHSIFDLKIFIIYLPISIIISLIYYKTNSVKMTSLFHMSWNSLAVIKYLI, encoded by the coding sequence ATGAAAACAATTCAAAATATACTTATGTTACCTAATATAAAAACAATTATAAATACATTTAAAATTTTATTTTTATTATTTATTCCAGAAGTTTTGATTATACTTTTATTTAAGGAGGTAATTTTTAAAGGTTCAATATCAGTTAATTTAGATCTTATAATTAATTTAATTTCACATACTATTTTAATTATTTTATTTAGTTATTTAACAAGACATAATAAGGAATATTACAAAATAAAATTAAAAAGTGTTTTTATAATTTTAAGTGCAATAATGTTAACATTGGCTTTAAACATAATTATGGATTTTTTTATTCAATCAAAAGAACTAACAACTCGTTTTAATGAAAGGATTATTCTTTACAAATCAGCTAATAAATTACTGATAATATTGTATATTGTAATATTTGCTCCAATAGAGGAAGAGTTATTTTTTAGAAAACTTATTTTTACATATTTAGAAAATCGTAAATTTGCATTAATTGTTTCAATAATTTTATTTGCATTTGCACATTCAATTTTTGACTTAAAAATATTTATTATATATTTACCTATTTCGATAATAATTTCTTTAATTTATTACAAAACAAATTCTGTAAAGATGACTTCTCTATTTCATATGTCATGGAACTCTTTAGCTGTTATTAAATATTTAATTTAA
- a CDS encoding glycine zipper domain-containing protein, translated as MSKFKKVFLGLTIFLASLTSFSNGDTGILLKDNNDYLNERQEVWNNKDFLDQVLDEAIDGALNGAITGSLGGTYTLPIVGTVSGAAGGGAVGFVGGGIVGAGKYIIDEVRGKHEDDSKKNEEERQENNERQENNERQENSERQENNIGKPSKIILPGEYGEIYAR; from the coding sequence ATGTCAAAATTTAAAAAAGTTTTTTTAGGACTAACAATTTTTTTAGCATCTTTAACATCATTTTCTAATGGTGATACTGGAATTTTATTAAAAGATAATAATGATTATTTAAATGAGCGTCAAGAAGTTTGGAATAATAAAGATTTTTTAGATCAAGTACTTGATGAAGCTATAGATGGTGCTTTAAACGGAGCAATTACAGGTTCACTTGGAGGGACATATACTTTACCAATAGTCGGAACTGTTTCAGGTGCGGCAGGAGGTGGTGCTGTTGGATTCGTAGGTGGAGGAATTGTTGGTGCTGGGAAATATATTATAGATGAAGTTCGTGGTAAACATGAGGATGATAGTAAAAAAAATGAAGAAGAAAGACAAGAAAATAATGAAAGACAAGAAAATAATGAAAGACAAGAAAATAGTGAAAGACAAGAAAATAATATAGGTAAACCTTCAAAAATAATTTTACCAGGAGAATATGGAGAAATATATGCAAGATAG
- a CDS encoding DNA alkylation repair protein yields the protein MDKVKEFLFFKQELSYREFSAKLIPTVKVENIVGVRMPDLKKFAKFLSKEDKEKYLNNLPHEYMEENHIHMYLLNEIKDINTLISMTEKFLPFIDNWATCDIGIGKVAEKYPEIIEKKVYEWLKSKHVYTVRYAVTILRTNFIKQNFNENHLKLLSKIQTDEYYINMAIAWYFCECYIKHEKEVLEYLENNKIVNDWVHNKAIQKMKESLKVDKDKKMYLNSLKRKYKGF from the coding sequence ATGGATAAAGTAAAAGAATTTCTTTTTTTTAAACAAGAATTAAGTTATAGGGAATTTAGTGCTAAACTTATACCTACAGTAAAAGTAGAAAATATAGTTGGGGTAAGAATGCCAGATCTTAAAAAATTTGCAAAATTTCTATCAAAGGAAGATAAAGAAAAATATTTAAATAATCTTCCACATGAATATATGGAAGAAAATCATATACATATGTATTTATTAAATGAGATAAAAGACATAAATACATTAATATCTATGACAGAAAAATTTTTACCTTTCATTGATAATTGGGCAACTTGTGATATAGGGATAGGTAAGGTAGCTGAAAAATATCCTGAAATTATAGAAAAAAAGGTTTATGAGTGGTTAAAATCTAAACATGTATACACTGTAAGATATGCTGTAACAATATTAAGAACTAATTTTATTAAACAAAACTTTAATGAAAATCACCTAAAATTATTATCTAAAATACAAACAGATGAGTATTATATAAACATGGCAATAGCTTGGTATTTTTGTGAATGCTACATAAAACATGAAAAAGAAGTTTTAGAATATTTAGAAAATAACAAAATAGTAAATGATTGGGTACATAATAAGGCTATACAAAAAATGAAAGAAAGTCTAAAAGTAGACAAAGATAAAAAGATGTATTTAAATAGTTTAAAGAGAAAATATAAAGGGTTTTAG
- the brnQ gene encoding branched-chain amino acid transport system II carrier protein: MRNLTKKEFRCISIMIFGLYFGAGNLIFPPILGKESGSNAFISLIFFSITAIVFPVLGVIVVSKFNGINKLSNMVDSSFTLIFTTAMYLTIGPYLSIPRNASTSFEITIAPYITNLDNVIYYRLMYTIVFFSLVYYLSMKPKKIVTTLGRILTPILLLLILLMFLGVIFKPFNMVAPVGDYISAPAIKGFIEGYNTADALAGLNFGIIIAFAIKSLGVTNEKDVTKITIKAGIVAGIILFIVYFMLTYIGLATASHFPDTKTGADILVNVVKMNYGMLGALILGTIFIIACLSVSVGLITSISQYFNQNYPKVSHRAWVITYILISFILANFGLVNILKISIPILLSIYPVSLVLILLGLFSEYFDNSKLVFRLCVYTTLIFSIGMVLNKYIGNILDPVFINLPFYSLNLGWLVPAIIAFIFSITLQKGKKIWIK, translated from the coding sequence ATGAGGAATTTAACAAAAAAAGAATTTAGATGTATAAGTATAATGATTTTTGGATTATACTTTGGGGCAGGAAATTTAATATTTCCTCCAATTTTAGGAAAAGAATCAGGAAGTAATGCCTTTATTTCTTTAATATTCTTTTCAATTACAGCAATAGTTTTCCCGGTACTTGGGGTAATAGTTGTATCAAAATTTAATGGAATAAATAAATTGTCCAATATGGTTGATTCATCATTTACATTAATATTTACAACAGCCATGTATTTAACTATAGGACCGTATCTTTCTATACCTAGAAATGCATCTACATCATTTGAAATTACAATTGCTCCGTATATTACAAATTTAGATAATGTGATTTATTATAGGTTAATGTATACTATAGTATTCTTTTCATTAGTATATTATTTATCTATGAAACCTAAAAAAATTGTAACAACTTTAGGTAGGATATTAACACCTATTTTATTATTATTAATACTATTAATGTTTTTAGGAGTAATATTTAAACCATTTAATATGGTAGCTCCTGTCGGAGATTATATATCAGCACCAGCTATAAAAGGTTTCATTGAAGGGTATAATACAGCAGATGCATTAGCAGGATTAAATTTCGGAATAATAATAGCATTTGCAATTAAAAGTTTAGGAGTAACTAATGAAAAAGATGTAACTAAAATAACTATAAAGGCTGGAATAGTAGCTGGAATAATACTATTTATTGTATATTTTATGCTAACATATATAGGTCTTGCTACAGCAAGTCATTTCCCTGATACAAAAACAGGAGCTGATATATTAGTTAATGTAGTAAAAATGAATTATGGAATGTTAGGAGCTTTAATTTTAGGAACTATATTTATTATAGCCTGTTTATCTGTAAGTGTTGGATTAATTACATCTATAAGTCAATATTTTAATCAAAATTATCCGAAAGTTTCACATAGAGCTTGGGTTATAACATACATTTTAATATCATTTATTTTAGCTAATTTTGGACTTGTAAATATATTAAAAATATCTATCCCAATATTATTATCAATATATCCTGTATCTTTAGTTTTAATACTGCTTGGACTATTTTCAGAATATTTTGATAATTCTAAATTAGTATTTAGATTATGTGTATATACAACATTAATATTTAGTATAGGTATGGTTTTAAATAAATATATAGGGAATATATTAGATCCTGTATTTATTAATTTACCTTTCTATAGTCTAAACTTAGGTTGGTTAGTTCCTGCAATTATTGCCTTTATTTTTTCTATAACATTACAGAAAGGAAAGAAAATATGGATAAAGTAA
- a CDS encoding ABC transporter substrate-binding protein, producing the protein MKKYLSFLISGLLVLLLFACSIKKEYESTKVRTRKGRATNELVVSMGSRISEFDPKDGFGTHNETHILYSSLLKRTADLEIVGDLAKDYTISNDGLMWTFDLHDNFKFSNGEMVTAEDVKFTFEMLKNDGRNWDLSFIDKIDAPSKTKVIFTLKEPRSTFAQSQLIEVGILPKAHYNDNFKKNPIGSGPYRLVEYKPNEQAIFEVNPYWHGEEPYFKKWTWVLLDENTALAALESEDVDIIYATPEFADKKINGVSLFDIPSNDVRGLSLPYVKKGVVESSPKGYPVGNDVTSDPAIRNALNVGLDRQKVIDTVLNGHGKPAYSIVDEMPFWNPDSIIKTNDIEMAKKILDDAGWKVGADGIREKDGLKAEFELYYATKDQLRTNVAVEAANQAKDLGINIKLVGSDWEEIITKIHEISVLYGGGRLNPVPLYDSYHPNLIHKLWGNVTFYNNTKVTEYLDKAIKSPSLEEANKYWKLAQWDGETGLSIRGDLPNVWLVRINHTYLGDSRINVGKQGIHSHGHAWGLIANINEWTWEENNK; encoded by the coding sequence ATGAAAAAATATTTGTCATTTTTAATAAGTGGACTATTAGTATTATTACTATTTGCTTGCTCAATTAAAAAAGAATATGAATCTACAAAAGTTAGAACTAGAAAGGGGAGGGCAACTAATGAACTTGTAGTTTCTATGGGTTCAAGAATAAGTGAATTTGATCCAAAAGATGGATTTGGTACGCATAATGAAACACATATATTATATAGCTCATTACTTAAAAGAACGGCTGATCTAGAAATAGTTGGAGATTTAGCTAAAGATTATACAATATCTAATGATGGTTTAATGTGGACATTTGATTTACATGATAATTTTAAATTCTCAAATGGTGAAATGGTAACTGCTGAAGATGTTAAATTTACATTTGAAATGTTAAAAAATGACGGTAGAAATTGGGATTTATCATTTATAGATAAAATAGATGCACCAAGTAAAACTAAAGTTATCTTTACTTTAAAAGAACCAAGATCTACTTTTGCACAATCTCAATTAATAGAAGTTGGTATTTTACCTAAAGCTCATTACAATGATAATTTCAAAAAAAATCCTATAGGTTCAGGACCATATAGATTAGTGGAGTATAAACCAAATGAACAAGCTATTTTTGAAGTTAATCCATACTGGCATGGAGAAGAACCATATTTCAAAAAATGGACTTGGGTTTTATTAGATGAAAATACAGCACTTGCCGCACTTGAATCAGAAGATGTAGATATAATTTATGCGACACCTGAATTTGCAGACAAGAAAATTAATGGTGTTAGCCTATTTGATATACCGTCAAATGATGTGCGTGGATTATCTCTACCTTATGTTAAAAAAGGAGTTGTTGAAAGTTCTCCTAAAGGATATCCTGTTGGAAATGATGTTACTAGCGACCCAGCTATAAGAAATGCACTTAATGTAGGGTTAGATAGACAAAAAGTTATTGATACTGTATTAAATGGTCATGGTAAACCTGCATATTCTATTGTTGATGAAATGCCATTCTGGAATCCTGATTCTATAATTAAAACTAATGATATTGAAATGGCTAAGAAAATTTTAGATGATGCTGGCTGGAAAGTTGGAGCAGATGGAATTAGAGAAAAAGATGGTCTAAAAGCTGAATTTGAATTATACTATGCAACAAAAGATCAATTAAGAACTAATGTAGCTGTAGAAGCTGCAAACCAAGCTAAAGATTTAGGAATAAACATTAAACTTGTTGGTAGTGATTGGGAAGAGATTATAACAAAAATACATGAAATCTCTGTTTTATATGGTGGAGGAAGACTTAACCCAGTTCCATTATATGATTCATATCACCCAAATTTAATACATAAATTATGGGGAAATGTAACTTTCTACAACAATACAAAAGTTACTGAATACTTAGATAAAGCTATTAAAAGTCCAAGTCTTGAGGAAGCAAACAAATATTGGAAGCTTGCTCAATGGGACGGAGAAACAGGATTATCTATAAGAGGAGATTTACCAAATGTTTGGTTAGTTAGAATAAATCACACTTATTTAGGTGATAGTAGAATTAATGTTGGTAAACAAGGAATACATAGTCATGGACATGCTTGGGGGTTAATAGCAAATATTAATGAATGGACATGGGAAGAAAATAATAAATAA
- a CDS encoding ABC transporter permease, which produces MNKKNIVFIFNKLLRLIFLLFGVSVFSFILLKYSPVDPVLASVDYDMSLTNEQYEKIAEYYGLNRSIFTQYFIWLKNFITGNWGNSLIYNKPVIDIVKNRAMSSFALMGVSWVLSGVIGFILGSLSAFKLGKIFDKMIKFFSYLQASVPTFWIGLIFLLIFSAQLKWFPIGLSSPIGVISTQVSFIEKIRHLILPAFTLSILGIANVTLHTREKMIDVLNSEYVTFARARGENNFEIFKNHCIRNAITPAITLHFSYFGELFGGSVLAEQVFSYSGLGSTLTQAGLKGDSPLLLAIVIIGAVFVFLGNMMSDILNKILMPNLRR; this is translated from the coding sequence ATGAATAAAAAAAATATAGTTTTTATTTTCAACAAACTTTTACGCTTAATATTTTTACTTTTTGGAGTATCTGTTTTTTCTTTTATTTTACTTAAATATTCACCAGTAGATCCCGTTTTAGCAAGTGTTGATTATGACATGAGTTTAACAAATGAACAATATGAAAAAATAGCAGAGTATTATGGCTTAAATAGATCTATATTTACTCAATATTTCATATGGTTAAAAAACTTTATAACAGGAAATTGGGGTAATTCATTAATATATAATAAGCCTGTTATAGATATTGTTAAAAATCGTGCAATGTCATCATTTGCACTAATGGGAGTTTCATGGGTTTTATCAGGAGTTATAGGCTTTATTTTAGGTTCTCTTTCAGCATTTAAATTAGGTAAAATATTTGATAAAATGATAAAGTTTTTTTCATACTTACAAGCAAGTGTTCCTACTTTTTGGATAGGATTAATATTCCTCCTTATATTCTCTGCACAATTAAAATGGTTTCCAATAGGTTTATCATCTCCAATAGGAGTAATAAGTACTCAAGTTTCTTTTATTGAAAAAATAAGGCATTTGATACTTCCTGCATTTACATTAAGTATACTTGGAATTGCAAATGTTACCTTACATACAAGAGAAAAAATGATAGATGTTTTAAATAGTGAATATGTAACTTTTGCAAGAGCAAGAGGAGAAAATAATTTTGAAATATTCAAAAATCACTGTATAAGAAATGCAATAACACCCGCAATAACATTACATTTTTCATATTTTGGTGAACTATTTGGTGGTTCTGTATTAGCTGAACAAGTATTTTCATATTCTGGTCTTGGTTCTACATTAACTCAAGCTGGTCTAAAAGGTGATAGTCCTCTTCTTTTAGCTATAGTTATTATTGGAGCTGTATTTGTATTTTTAGGTAACATGATGTCTGATATATTAAATAAAATTTTAATGCCAAATTTAAGGAGATAA
- a CDS encoding ABC transporter permease — translation MKLDARIRVILSITFSIFIIGLVLILNMSLSDEGLKTNHVIKNLPPSWDFIFGTDSLGRNMFVRTIKGLNFSLLIGVLGATIGVSIAIILGVLSATSNKKIDLIIMWFVDLFIGMPHIIFMILISFSVGKGSKGIIIATAITHWPALTRVIRNEVYSIKNSEYILLSKNMGKSKWFVIKKHILPIIFPQIFIGFVLLFPHIILHEASMTFLGFGLSVQKPSIGIILSEAAKHISLGNWWLVVLPGVALILLVKCFDNIGESLRILNNPQTRYL, via the coding sequence ATGAAATTAGATGCAAGAATACGAGTGATTTTATCAATAACATTTTCTATATTTATCATAGGACTTGTATTGATATTAAATATGAGTTTAAGTGATGAAGGGCTTAAAACAAATCATGTTATAAAAAATTTACCTCCATCATGGGATTTCATATTTGGAACAGATTCTTTAGGAAGAAACATGTTTGTAAGAACTATAAAAGGTTTAAACTTTTCTTTATTAATAGGAGTATTAGGTGCAACAATAGGGGTAAGCATCGCTATAATTCTAGGTGTATTATCTGCTACAAGTAATAAGAAGATTGATTTAATAATAATGTGGTTTGTTGATTTATTCATAGGAATGCCTCATATTATTTTCATGATTTTAATTTCTTTTTCTGTTGGAAAAGGATCTAAAGGAATTATTATTGCTACTGCAATAACTCACTGGCCTGCATTAACAAGAGTGATAAGAAATGAAGTTTATAGTATTAAAAATTCTGAATATATTTTACTTTCAAAAAATATGGGGAAAAGTAAATGGTTCGTTATAAAAAAACATATTTTACCTATAATATTCCCTCAAATTTTCATAGGTTTTGTGCTATTATTCCCACATATAATATTGCATGAGGCATCTATGACATTTCTAGGATTTGGTCTATCAGTTCAAAAACCATCTATAGGAATAATATTATCAGAAGCTGCTAAACATATTTCACTTGGAAATTGGTGGTTAGTAGTTCTACCTGGAGTAGCATTAATACTACTGGTAAAATGCTTTGATAATATAGGTGAATCATTAAGGATTTTAAATAATCCTCAAACAAGATATTTATAG